A window of Nitrospira sp. genomic DNA:
ATCCCGATCCATGACCGGGAACTCGCCTGTATCGAGATTACCGACAGAGCCAGACCGGCTGACCACGATATCGGAACAGCCTGACACAGCTCTCGTACCCTCATAACGCGCTGGCGTTGAAGCGGCGGAGACTGGGGAATCGGTCGCGCAGGATGGGACAGGGACGCGCAAAGGAAAGGATGGGACAGTCAGCGTAACTGGAACGTCAGCCGGTGACGGGCAAGCGTCACACAGAGCGGAGCACAAAGCCGACACTGCGGGTCGCCCTCACCGCCGAAGAGGGCCTGATATAATCCTTCGAACGTTTGACACGAGGAAGCGGCTGCCAGGTGAGAACGCCCTTCAACTTGCGTTGTGTCGTCCCCGGGTGCTGCGAGACAGCCGAATCCGACGGCTCCCAGATATCCACACGCATCCCAGAAATTTCAAAATGCTGTTGCGCATTGAAGATGTTCTCCACTTCCTGAGCGCGCGACATGTGCACGATTCCAAGGCCGAGGGAATGGCCATGTGCATCCCTTAGGACTTGCGCAAGCACCACCCTCCCAAACGGGGCGAACGCCTGCCTAAGTTCATCATCAGTACAAAAGAAGGAGAGTCCGCTGATATGAATGTTGGTC
This region includes:
- a CDS encoding RNA-binding protein — translated: MTTNIHISGLSFFCTDDELRQAFAPFGRVVLAQVLRDAHGHSLGLGIVHMSRAQEVENIFNAQQHFEISGMRVDIWEPSDSAVSQHPGTTQRKLKGVLTWQPLPRVKRSKDYIRPSSAVRATRSVGFVLRSV